One genomic region from Gemmatimonadaceae bacterium encodes:
- a CDS encoding MerR family transcriptional regulator, which translates to MHQIGEVAELAKVSTRLLRHYDEIGLLVPSGRSEAGYRLYSHADLERLQSILFYRALEFPLDAIGRLMKGPGFDRHAALLHQRELLQQQAARLGDLLALIDKTLDDIDPETGRERHRMNTKGMFEVFPDMKQEHQDEAQERWGKTEAWKQSAERWSRYTKTDVERMKLEMTQVYGRLENVFASGARPDALEALTAIEAMRLWSDKWFYDTSKELHVKGTEFVSRDERFVRSIDRNCPSFAAWIHQATRANLAAG; encoded by the coding sequence ATGCACCAGATTGGAGAGGTCGCGGAGCTGGCGAAAGTGAGCACCCGGCTACTGCGCCATTACGACGAGATCGGACTGCTGGTTCCCTCCGGTCGGAGCGAAGCAGGCTACCGGCTGTACTCGCACGCCGATCTCGAGCGCTTGCAGTCGATCTTGTTCTATCGGGCGCTGGAATTTCCGCTCGACGCCATCGGGCGCCTGATGAAGGGGCCCGGTTTCGACCGGCACGCCGCCCTACTGCATCAACGTGAGTTGCTGCAACAGCAAGCGGCCCGTCTAGGCGACCTGCTTGCATTGATCGACAAGACGCTAGACGACATTGATCCGGAAACGGGACGGGAGAGACATCGGATGAATACCAAAGGAATGTTCGAAGTATTCCCTGACATGAAGCAAGAACACCAAGATGAGGCCCAAGAGCGCTGGGGCAAGACCGAAGCGTGGAAACAGTCCGCTGAACGCTGGAGCAGATACACGAAAACTGACGTGGAGCGCATGAAGTTGGAAATGACGCAGGTGTACGGCCGCCTTGAGAACGTCTTCGCTTCCGGCGCCAGGCCAGATGCGCTCGAAGCGCTCACGGCTATCGAAGCCATGCGCCTGTGGTCCGACAAGTGGTTTTATGACACCTCCAAGGAGTTGCACGTAAAGGGAACGGAATTCGTCAGCAGGGACGAGCGCTTCGTGCGCAGCATCGACAGGAATTGTCCGAGCTTCGCGGCCTGGATCCACCAGGCCACGAGGGCGAACCTGGCAGCCGGTTGA